From Daphnia pulicaria isolate SC F1-1A chromosome 4, SC_F0-13Bv2, whole genome shotgun sequence, one genomic window encodes:
- the LOC124336795 gene encoding glycine-rich cell wall structural protein 1.0-like produces MSKYIVLAAFIAVAVANPQGYGSVAGQKQQGYGGQAGQQQLQQQGYGAQSGASQQGYGGAQASASAGAGQGYGTQGGAAAAQQQQGYGAAPAGGAAGAGQGYGAQGGAAQQQQGYGGVQASASAGAGQGYGSASNGQQKPTNTYNGNGNSKPSTSASSYEQEQPPMPYEFAWEVKDEPTKNDYANEAKSDGKVVIGSYRVLLPDGRTQIVSYRADENGYVADVKYEGEAQFPAPSGGNGNYGAGASAGNGGNNYGAGASSAAGNGGNNYGAGASAGAGNGGNNYGAGASAGAGNGGNNYGAGASAGAGNGGNNYGSSGNGNSGYGSGNGAKPNGNGNKSSAY; encoded by the exons ATGAGCAAA taCATAGTATTAGCCGCGTTCATTGCAGTGGCTGTGGCAAACCCGCAAGGCTATGGTTCAGTAGCCGGTCAAAAACAGCAGGGTTACGGTGGCCAAgctggacaacaacaactgcaacAGCAGGGTTACGGAGCTCAGTCCGGTGCCTCTCAACAGGGTTATGGTGGTGCTCAGGCTTCAGCTAGCGCAGGAGCTGGACAAGGATACGGCACTCAAGGAGGAGCCGCTGCcgcacaacagcaacaaggGTATGGTGCTGCTCCGGCTGGAGGTGCCGCTGGAGCTGGACAAGGTTATGGTGCTCAAGGAGGAGctgcccagcagcaacagggCTACGGTGGGGTTCAGGCCTCAGCTAGCGCTGGAGCTGGACAAGGATATGGCAGTGCATCAAACGGCCAGCAAAAACCAACCAATACTTACAACGGAAACGGAAACTCTAAACCTTCTACATCCGCTTCATCCTACGAACAAGAG CAACCTCCGATGCCCTACGAATTCGCCTGGGAAGTTAAGGACGAGCCAACCAAGAACGACTACGCCAATGAAGCCAAAAGTGACGGCAAAGTTGTGATCGGATCTTACCGCGTTCTTCTCCCCGATGGCCGCACTCAGATCGTTTCCTATCGCGCTGACGAAAACGGCTACGTCGCTGACGTCAAGTACGAAGGTGAAGCTCAATTCCCCGCACCATCCGGAGGCAATGGCAACTACGGAGCTGGAGCATCAGCTGGAAATGGCGGCAACAATTACGGAGCTGGAGCTTCATCTGCAGCTGGAAACGGTGGCAACAACTACGGGGCTGGAGCAtcagctggagctggaaacggtggcaacaactacggagctggagcttcagctggagctggaaacggtggcaacaactacggagctggagcttcagctggagctggaaacGGTGGAAACAACTACGGCAGCAGCGGAAATGGAAACAGTGGATATGGCAGTGGAAATGGAGCAAAGCCAAATGGCAATGGCAACAAATCCAGcgcttattaa